The following are encoded in a window of Neomicrococcus lactis genomic DNA:
- a CDS encoding ABC transporter ATP-binding protein, translating into MDHNLQTSPAGNGAGSGNSGGGRGAGRIKPADKNQISRYPVSFSRVASLFSPHKVSIAVVILLITMSSAISLAQPFLVRGVIDDALPHQNVQLLVWLTLAMVGIAALTSVLGVFQTWRATVMGQRVMHALRVKLFTHMQKQSLGFFTRTRGGEVQSRLINDISGMQSVVTTTATGIASNVTTVVGTAIAMIALSPQLSLLSLIVLPPSIYLSRKVALLRRDITEEQQIEVAALHAQVEESLSVSGARLSKTLGTAPRDAANFAQRSESLVGLEVRSQLAGRWRMATMSIVFAAIPAAIYLVAGLPVTRDGMTIGTLVAFTGLQAAIFRPIMGLLNVGVQWVSAMAFFSRIFEYLDLTPDIPEPAKPVYADPETARGEVRFENVSFAYPRSKKGEASGKGQASGDSAEAYTLQGVNLVLTPGTTTAVIGATGSGKSTLGSLVPRLNEVTQGRLLIDGVDVRDISGQNLSSLVGVVSQETYLLHTSIRANLLLAKPDASEVELWEALTAARVADTVRGLPDGLDTVVGARGHRFSGGEQQRLAIARTILRNPRILILDEATSALDNSTEAEVQAAIDHLAVGRTTLTIAHRLSTIQNADVVVRLDGGRIVEQGSPAQVLAAA; encoded by the coding sequence ATGGATCACAATCTCCAGACTTCGCCCGCCGGAAACGGCGCGGGCAGCGGTAATAGCGGTGGCGGGCGTGGAGCCGGCCGCATCAAGCCAGCCGACAAAAACCAAATTTCTCGTTACCCCGTCTCTTTTTCACGGGTCGCGTCCTTGTTCTCACCGCATAAGGTGAGCATCGCCGTCGTCATTCTTCTGATCACCATGTCCTCAGCAATTTCGCTCGCGCAACCGTTCCTGGTTCGCGGCGTGATTGACGATGCTTTGCCGCATCAAAATGTGCAGCTGCTCGTGTGGCTCACACTGGCGATGGTGGGAATTGCGGCGCTGACAAGCGTGCTTGGCGTTTTTCAGACGTGGCGCGCCACCGTGATGGGCCAGCGCGTGATGCATGCGCTGCGCGTCAAACTCTTCACTCACATGCAGAAACAGTCGCTGGGATTCTTCACCCGAACGCGTGGTGGCGAGGTGCAAAGCCGACTCATCAACGATATTTCCGGCATGCAATCCGTAGTGACCACGACGGCCACCGGTATTGCATCCAACGTGACGACGGTCGTGGGAACGGCGATCGCGATGATCGCTCTTTCGCCGCAACTCAGCCTGCTTTCGCTCATCGTGTTGCCGCCGTCTATCTACCTTTCGCGCAAGGTCGCGCTGTTGCGCCGTGACATCACGGAGGAGCAGCAGATTGAAGTTGCTGCGCTTCATGCTCAGGTCGAGGAGAGCTTGTCCGTTTCTGGCGCTCGCCTTTCTAAGACTTTGGGCACTGCGCCGCGCGACGCTGCGAACTTCGCGCAACGTTCCGAGAGCCTCGTGGGCCTGGAAGTGCGCTCGCAGTTGGCCGGCCGCTGGCGCATGGCCACGATGAGCATTGTGTTTGCCGCTATTCCGGCCGCGATCTACTTGGTGGCAGGCTTGCCCGTCACTCGTGATGGCATGACGATCGGTACCTTGGTGGCATTCACTGGCCTGCAGGCCGCGATCTTCCGGCCCATCATGGGGCTCTTGAATGTGGGTGTGCAGTGGGTGAGCGCCATGGCGTTCTTCTCCCGCATCTTTGAATACCTTGATCTGACCCCGGACATTCCTGAGCCCGCGAAGCCCGTTTATGCTGACCCGGAGACGGCTCGCGGCGAGGTTCGTTTTGAGAACGTATCCTTCGCATACCCGCGCTCGAAGAAGGGTGAGGCTTCCGGGAAGGGTCAGGCTTCCGGCGATTCTGCCGAGGCTTACACGCTTCAGGGCGTGAATCTGGTGTTGACGCCAGGAACTACGACGGCGGTCATCGGTGCAACCGGTTCTGGTAAATCCACCCTGGGTTCGCTGGTGCCGCGACTGAATGAAGTCACTCAGGGACGCTTGCTGATCGACGGTGTGGATGTCCGCGATATTTCCGGACAGAATCTCTCGAGCCTGGTGGGTGTTGTTTCGCAGGAAACGTACCTCTTGCACACGAGCATTCGGGCGAACCTGTTGCTCGCCAAACCGGATGCCAGTGAAGTTGAGTTGTGGGAAGCTCTCACCGCGGCACGCGTGGCCGACACGGTTCGCGGTTTGCCTGACGGTTTGGACACTGTGGTGGGCGCTCGCGGACACCGATTCTCCGGTGGAGAGCAGCAGCGTTTGGCCATTGCGCGCACCATCTTGCGCAACCCTCGCATCCTGATTCTTGATGAAGCAACGTCTGCGCTGGACAACTCGACCGAGGCCGAAGTGCAGGCTGCGATTGATCACTTGGCGGTTGGCCGAACCACGCTCACGATTGCTCACCGACTATCGACGATCCAGAACGCGGACGTGGTGGTGCGCCTCGACGGCGGTCGGATTGTGGAGCAGGGCAGCCCGGCTCAGGTGCTCGCTGCGGCCTAA
- a CDS encoding MBL fold metallo-hydrolase — protein sequence MSDASHSAVSTTATRIKLLRANNPGPMTLTGTNTYALSGNDGDSWIIVDPGPSLREHLHQITELGRIELILITHHHPDHTEAIDDVQIRTGAPVRAFLQEHCRAAEPLEDREIIEAAGTTVKVLHTPGHTADSACFIVEDGDRNHARVLTGDTILGQGTTILDYPDGTLVQYLKSLDRLATHPNAKLLPGHGPVGAKLGDVVRYYQEHRADRLGQITSALDKLGLTATDPTALDKVTNLVYSDVPENLKGAARKSVDAQLHYLTEQAR from the coding sequence ATGAGCGATGCAAGTCACAGCGCGGTTTCTACTACCGCAACGAGGATCAAGCTGTTGCGGGCGAACAACCCCGGCCCCATGACCCTGACGGGAACAAACACCTACGCGCTCAGCGGCAATGACGGCGACAGCTGGATCATCGTCGATCCCGGACCTTCACTCCGTGAGCACCTTCACCAGATCACCGAGCTCGGCCGCATCGAGCTCATTCTCATCACGCATCATCACCCGGACCACACCGAGGCCATCGATGATGTCCAGATCCGCACCGGCGCACCCGTCCGCGCTTTCCTTCAGGAACACTGCCGCGCCGCCGAACCACTAGAAGACCGCGAGATCATCGAGGCCGCCGGGACAACCGTCAAGGTTCTCCACACCCCTGGCCACACAGCGGATTCCGCATGCTTCATTGTTGAAGATGGCGATCGCAACCACGCGCGCGTCCTGACCGGCGACACCATCTTGGGCCAGGGCACCACGATCCTTGACTACCCAGACGGCACTCTGGTGCAGTACTTGAAGTCCCTTGACCGCCTCGCCACACATCCAAACGCAAAGCTGCTCCCGGGCCACGGCCCCGTGGGCGCAAAGCTCGGCGATGTGGTGCGCTATTACCAAGAGCACCGCGCAGATCGTCTCGGCCAAATTACCTCTGCCCTCGACAAGCTCGGCCTCACCGCGACGGACCCCACTGCGCTGGATAAGGTCACGAACTTGGTCTACAGCGACGTTCCCGAGAATCTGAAGGGAGCCGCGCGGAAGTCCGTCGACGCCCAGTTGCACTATCTGACTGAGCAAGCTCGATAA
- a CDS encoding glutathione S-transferase family protein, whose product MTSSEFSTKGSYVTGGEFNRDTNYIEDRIVADPDAIRALPTAQSSTIGQLGAGLTEGAEAWPVEPGRYRLVAARACPWANRTLIVRRLLGLEDVISVGLPGPTHDVRSWTFDLDENGKDPVLGTERLQENYFKRYPDYPRGITVPAMVDIPSGGVVTNNYPQITLDFSTEWKEFHREGAPDLLPAHLMDEMWPVIKRVFTEVNNGVYRAGFAGTQSAYDDAYSRLWVAMDWLEDRLRRQRFLMGETITEADVRLFTTLVRFDPVYHGHFKCNRNKLADMPNLWGYARELFQTPGFGDTVDFDQIKKHYYVVHEDINPTQIVPVGPDLSNWLEPHGREKFGGSPFGDGTAPEPPREDELVVPEHNPLYS is encoded by the coding sequence ATGACTTCTTCAGAGTTCTCCACCAAAGGCAGCTACGTCACCGGCGGCGAGTTCAACCGCGACACCAACTACATCGAGGACCGGATTGTTGCCGATCCTGACGCAATCCGCGCCTTGCCCACGGCGCAATCGTCAACCATCGGGCAGCTCGGCGCTGGCCTGACCGAAGGCGCCGAAGCGTGGCCTGTTGAGCCCGGGCGCTATCGCCTCGTGGCCGCCCGCGCTTGTCCATGGGCTAACCGCACGCTCATTGTGCGCCGGCTTTTGGGCCTCGAAGACGTCATCTCTGTCGGTCTTCCCGGCCCCACTCACGACGTCCGTTCATGGACCTTCGACCTCGACGAAAACGGCAAGGATCCCGTCCTCGGAACCGAGCGCCTCCAGGAAAACTACTTCAAGCGCTACCCGGATTACCCCCGGGGTATCACGGTTCCGGCCATGGTAGATATCCCGAGCGGCGGCGTCGTAACCAATAATTACCCCCAAATCACGCTGGACTTCTCCACGGAATGGAAGGAATTCCACCGCGAAGGCGCACCGGATCTGCTGCCCGCTCACTTGATGGATGAGATGTGGCCCGTGATCAAGCGGGTTTTCACGGAGGTCAATAATGGCGTGTACCGCGCCGGTTTCGCGGGCACGCAATCCGCGTACGACGACGCCTACTCACGTCTGTGGGTCGCCATGGATTGGTTGGAGGATCGGCTTCGGCGCCAACGTTTCCTGATGGGCGAGACCATCACGGAAGCTGACGTGCGCCTGTTCACCACGCTGGTGCGTTTTGATCCCGTGTATCACGGCCACTTCAAGTGCAACCGCAACAAGCTCGCGGACATGCCGAACCTCTGGGGTTATGCGCGCGAGCTGTTCCAGACGCCGGGCTTCGGAGACACCGTGGACTTCGACCAGATCAAGAAGCACTATTACGTGGTTCACGAAGACATTAATCCCACGCAGATTGTGCCCGTGGGGCCGGACCTCAGCAACTGGTTGGAGCCGCACGGCCGCGAGAAGTTTGGGGGCTCACCGTTTGGCGACGGGACCGCGCCTGAGCCTCCTCGCGAGGACGAACTCGTGGTTCCGGAGCACAATCCGCTGTACAGCTAG
- a CDS encoding serine hydrolase domain-containing protein — translation MAVASGFEPLEELLQGFVEATPGYSAQLCVIQGGHTIVDIAVGDISPEQLSGVFSCSKGAAASVIALLLQRGQLRLNAPVAEYWPEFAAAGKENVTVHELLSHRAGLMGIDGGAPMAEYLDSSVVAQKLANMPRMWAGNSLFAYHSLTMGVFMEELVRRVTGERLQEIYEREVRAVHELDFYLGLPAELENRFVPVRHPLNAMPEVFVDPFGLQGVGANSVTGFLDNEGQQTFDLFSVPNVRAIRESGFSAVGGVANARGLASLYEAFPNMIQPETLAEMTTLATSGLDVSNGEPGAFATVFTKPRLGNDFGSWRAFGHNGLNGSVGYADPSYQLAVGYLPLHAEGVGTGSRSDQISKLLRQLILRNAST, via the coding sequence ATGGCCGTCGCTTCAGGATTTGAACCGCTTGAAGAACTTCTTCAAGGATTCGTCGAAGCGACGCCGGGTTATTCCGCCCAGCTGTGTGTGATCCAAGGTGGTCACACCATCGTGGACATTGCCGTGGGGGACATTTCGCCCGAGCAACTCTCCGGCGTTTTCTCGTGTTCTAAAGGCGCTGCCGCCTCAGTCATTGCTTTGCTGCTGCAGCGCGGCCAATTGCGGCTCAACGCACCCGTTGCCGAGTATTGGCCCGAGTTCGCGGCGGCTGGCAAAGAGAACGTCACTGTTCATGAGCTTTTGAGTCACCGTGCGGGTCTCATGGGAATCGATGGTGGCGCACCTATGGCCGAGTACTTGGACTCGAGCGTGGTCGCCCAGAAACTCGCAAACATGCCGCGCATGTGGGCCGGAAACTCGCTCTTTGCCTACCACTCGCTCACCATGGGCGTTTTTATGGAGGAGCTGGTTCGCCGGGTCACGGGGGAGCGGCTGCAAGAGATCTACGAACGGGAAGTTCGCGCGGTCCACGAACTGGACTTCTATCTGGGATTGCCGGCAGAACTTGAAAACCGGTTCGTTCCCGTGCGCCACCCGCTGAACGCTATGCCTGAAGTCTTTGTAGATCCCTTTGGATTGCAGGGCGTCGGCGCGAATTCTGTCACTGGTTTCCTCGACAACGAGGGACAGCAAACCTTTGATCTCTTCTCTGTCCCCAACGTGCGCGCTATCCGGGAAAGCGGATTCTCCGCCGTGGGTGGTGTGGCCAACGCGCGGGGGCTAGCCTCTTTGTACGAGGCGTTCCCCAACATGATTCAGCCGGAAACACTCGCTGAGATGACTACCCTCGCCACCTCTGGATTGGACGTTTCAAACGGCGAACCTGGCGCCTTTGCCACTGTTTTCACCAAGCCACGACTGGGAAATGACTTTGGTTCGTGGCGGGCCTTTGGACACAACGGCCTCAACGGATCCGTGGGGTATGCGGACCCTAGCTACCAGCTGGCAGTCGGGTACTTGCCGCTCCATGCTGAAGGCGTGGGCACCGGATCGCGGTCGGACCAGATCTCAAAGCTCTTGCGTCAACTGATCCTGCGGAACGCTAGTACATAA
- a CDS encoding FAD:protein FMN transferase, protein MNTFQDDDAARLSTRTFEAMGTVISISAPIDSSEVAVATETAARVFMDAEERFSPFLSSSELSRVNRGEVLLPDASATFREVYALASEFSYLTHGHFSPYSPSGDLDLNGVVKAWTIREAGNVLDTVGIPHWSINAGGDILVSGSPAPSHPSAHDPRARTPFFGTPWALGIVDPHDSSQLLATIDATGTPGFQTALATSGIAERGHHIWSRADSQPGPLTHPDLRNRSASIPAGPDQSLDDSQTDSPAPIIQVSVMGPDIVTADALATAVAAGGRIAFSLLSEFPGYEALAVLSDGSLVASNNWPRTTRHRERFEQSVMY, encoded by the coding sequence GTGAATACTTTCCAGGACGACGACGCAGCTCGCCTCAGCACTCGAACCTTCGAAGCCATGGGTACAGTCATTTCGATTTCCGCACCGATTGATTCCTCTGAGGTGGCGGTTGCTACGGAGACCGCCGCCCGAGTGTTCATGGACGCCGAGGAGCGGTTTTCACCGTTCCTGTCCTCCTCTGAACTCTCACGCGTGAATCGTGGCGAGGTCTTGCTTCCCGATGCAAGCGCCACGTTCCGCGAGGTCTATGCGTTGGCGTCCGAGTTTTCGTACCTCACTCATGGCCACTTCTCACCGTATTCTCCCAGCGGGGATCTCGATCTCAACGGTGTCGTGAAGGCCTGGACTATCCGGGAAGCCGGAAACGTGCTGGACACGGTGGGGATTCCACATTGGTCTATCAATGCAGGCGGGGACATCTTGGTGTCGGGTTCGCCTGCACCTTCCCACCCGTCAGCCCATGATCCTCGAGCCCGCACGCCGTTCTTTGGAACGCCGTGGGCTTTAGGAATTGTTGACCCTCATGACTCTTCGCAGCTTCTCGCGACAATCGATGCCACAGGGACGCCAGGCTTTCAGACCGCATTGGCTACTTCAGGTATTGCCGAACGTGGTCACCACATCTGGTCCCGGGCTGACTCACAACCGGGTCCTCTGACACACCCGGACCTTCGGAACCGTTCAGCTTCAATCCCAGCTGGCCCGGATCAATCATTGGATGACTCACAGACGGATTCACCGGCACCGATTATCCAGGTGTCCGTGATGGGTCCCGACATTGTCACGGCAGATGCTCTCGCCACTGCAGTGGCCGCTGGCGGACGGATCGCGTTTTCCTTGCTTTCCGAGTTCCCTGGCTACGAAGCCTTGGCGGTACTCAGCGACGGCTCACTGGTCGCCAGCAACAATTGGCCGCGCACCACTCGTCATCGTGAGCGGTTCGAACAATCGGTTATGTACTAG
- a CDS encoding ribonuclease H family protein, producing MAIVAAADGSSLGNPGAMGWAWYVDDNTWQAGGAKRGTNNIGELTAVLELFKATKHRAEEPLQILCDSQYVINCVTKWMPGWKKRGWVKADKKPVLNVDLLKQIDAELVGRTYSFEWVRGHAGHPLNEAADERARAAATSYQNGSAPDEGPGFPGAGNSESSTTAQRGSSSAAHNESVAASQDSESDVPASASASAIEQSAEQDDQMDLLSLLSDDDPEETQASQAAESVVDAVWKLERELLNAYVEASTMDSEPDIVHLLDEMFTGVRADGVLVEDSSTPMTPVQNSSMERLDGVELLSNVVRLNYVLDARRDSGFGELVVGSTWLQRGKSWKLAFRQETGRN from the coding sequence ATGGCAATTGTTGCAGCAGCGGACGGCTCGTCCTTAGGTAATCCCGGCGCTATGGGCTGGGCTTGGTATGTCGATGACAATACGTGGCAGGCCGGTGGCGCCAAGCGCGGAACGAACAACATCGGTGAGCTGACCGCAGTTTTGGAGCTCTTCAAGGCCACGAAGCATCGCGCCGAGGAGCCGCTCCAGATCCTCTGCGATTCCCAGTACGTCATCAACTGCGTGACCAAATGGATGCCGGGCTGGAAGAAGCGCGGTTGGGTCAAGGCTGACAAGAAGCCCGTACTCAACGTGGATCTGCTCAAGCAGATTGATGCCGAGCTCGTAGGCCGCACCTACAGTTTCGAATGGGTGCGCGGACACGCAGGCCACCCGCTCAACGAGGCCGCTGACGAGCGCGCGCGGGCTGCCGCGACTTCTTACCAGAACGGCTCCGCGCCGGATGAGGGCCCCGGTTTTCCTGGCGCTGGCAATTCAGAATCCAGTACGACGGCGCAGCGTGGCTCCTCGAGCGCCGCACATAACGAATCTGTGGCCGCTTCTCAGGATAGCGAGAGTGATGTCCCTGCTTCCGCGTCTGCGTCGGCCATAGAACAGTCCGCTGAACAAGATGACCAGATGGACTTGTTGAGCCTGCTTTCGGACGATGATCCTGAGGAAACTCAAGCAAGTCAGGCCGCCGAAAGCGTGGTTGATGCTGTCTGGAAGCTTGAGCGCGAACTTCTCAATGCGTATGTTGAAGCTTCCACTATGGACAGTGAACCCGATATAGTTCATTTATTAGATGAAATGTTTACAGGTGTAAGGGCGGATGGCGTACTCGTCGAGGATTCATCAACGCCCATGACACCTGTTCAGAACTCCTCGATGGAACGCTTGGACGGCGTAGAGCTCCTGAGCAATGTGGTTCGCCTGAACTACGTTCTCGATGCTCGGCGCGACAGCGGTTTTGGCGAGCTTGTAGTTGGTTCCACCTGGTTGCAACGAGGCAAGAGCTGGAAACTGGCGTTCCGTCAGGAAACCGGAAGGAACTAA
- a CDS encoding FMN-binding protein — MKARNLIFSGLATISVITGGIFSGVYTSSNALDPTAATSIHSTTSSSGSSSSSSSSTKTRNSGSSSSTDSSDSSDSSDSSTGSSSSGTSSSSGSTSGSSSGSSSASDGTFKGTAYSTRWGDVQVSVTIADGKITDVTTLAAPDNDGRSTMISQRSIPTLRSEVLSSQSTDVQSVSGATYTSEAYLSSLQSALDKANF, encoded by the coding sequence GTGAAAGCGCGCAATCTGATCTTCTCTGGCCTTGCCACCATCTCGGTGATCACGGGCGGCATCTTCTCTGGGGTGTACACCTCGAGCAACGCCCTCGACCCCACCGCCGCGACGTCCATCCACTCCACAACGTCTAGCTCCGGTTCTTCTTCGTCCTCGTCTTCATCGACCAAGACGCGGAACTCGGGATCCTCGAGCTCGACCGATTCGTCTGACTCTTCGGATTCGTCTGACTCATCTACTGGAAGCTCATCTTCCGGAACGTCTTCTTCTTCGGGGTCGACTTCGGGTTCCTCTTCAGGATCCTCTTCAGCCTCCGACGGCACGTTCAAGGGCACCGCCTACAGCACCCGCTGGGGCGATGTGCAGGTCTCCGTAACCATCGCCGATGGCAAGATCACCGACGTCACCACGCTTGCCGCACCGGACAACGACGGTCGCTCCACGATGATTTCGCAGCGCTCCATCCCCACCCTGCGCTCCGAAGTCCTCTCCTCACAGTCCACCGACGTCCAGTCCGTCAGCGGCGCGACCTACACCTCCGAGGCTTACCTCTCCTCGCTCCAGTCCGCCCTCGATAAAGCCAATTTTTAG
- a CDS encoding MarR family transcriptional regulator: protein MQDLIYPNSSTRNTLHLHEEPVLGELMHGVFRNLRRGWTESLAPFDLTPHQWRTLSMVSRHDDGCPRLRDVADSLRITPRSATDVVDQLEAKGLITRSPDPTDRRAILLALTAEGNELINKVSSVRRDQSEEFFQVLSADEREQLSSILRKLSAS, encoded by the coding sequence GTGCAAGATCTCATTTACCCAAACTCATCAACGAGGAACACTCTTCATCTCCACGAGGAGCCAGTTCTTGGCGAGCTCATGCACGGTGTTTTCCGCAACTTGAGGCGCGGCTGGACTGAAAGCCTTGCGCCTTTCGACCTCACACCCCACCAATGGCGGACCCTTTCGATGGTGTCGCGGCACGACGACGGCTGCCCTCGACTTCGCGACGTCGCCGATTCTTTGCGAATTACCCCGCGTTCGGCGACGGATGTTGTGGATCAGCTCGAAGCCAAGGGACTCATCACCCGCTCCCCCGATCCCACAGATCGCCGCGCCATCTTGCTTGCACTCACCGCCGAGGGAAACGAGCTCATCAACAAGGTGAGCTCCGTTCGCCGCGACCAATCGGAAGAGTTTTTCCAAGTGCTCTCCGCGGATGAGCGAGAGCAACTCTCGAGCATCCTGCGCAAGTTGTCGGCCAGCTGA
- a CDS encoding ferric reductase-like transmembrane domain-containing protein, translating into MTLSPTLTNPTVDYRRKRRRRTSQETQFALAFGFAVAAPTALYLATGAPLEWHTAGDIVTGLGILTGLIATQMVLIMLLLAARIPWVDQTIGLDRAISLHNQLGKPSLYGLLAHGLLITVGYGLSEGVDPITETMSLIGIEDMVWAYVSMALFVLVVVSSLVVVKRKLPREFWMGVHFLSYAAVASSIPHQFSMGSVLASGTISRWYWITAYLLTASAILVFRIALPLVRSFQASLRVSDVTVSSWRALPSGDSVPDSWTVTMTGPGVRSLEAESGQFFRWRFFTPHLWWQQHPISLSAAPTGNSLRFTVRNLGSGSAAIGSVKPGTRVYFAGPYGLFTEAARTQPKLVLAGAGAGIGPIRSLVETADFAPGECTVIIRASDEDSLILRDEIREWCWNRGAVLFELVGHRVQASDRYSLSLERAAKLDRASWLPADHALAGYTLESYAPHLSQSDVYVCGPSAWTDAVLADAQAAGLKQESLHSERFSW; encoded by the coding sequence ATGACCCTTTCCCCCACCCTCACGAATCCCACGGTGGACTACCGACGCAAGCGGCGTCGTCGTACGTCCCAAGAAACGCAATTCGCGCTTGCTTTCGGTTTCGCCGTGGCCGCGCCCACCGCCCTCTATCTCGCAACCGGCGCACCCCTCGAGTGGCACACCGCAGGCGACATCGTCACCGGACTTGGCATCCTGACCGGCCTGATCGCGACGCAAATGGTACTCATCATGCTCTTGCTCGCGGCCCGTATCCCGTGGGTGGACCAAACCATCGGCCTAGACCGAGCCATCAGCTTGCACAACCAGCTGGGTAAGCCATCGCTCTACGGACTGCTGGCGCACGGCCTGCTAATCACGGTGGGTTATGGCCTCTCCGAAGGCGTGGATCCGATAACGGAGACCATGTCCTTAATCGGCATTGAAGACATGGTCTGGGCGTACGTGTCCATGGCGCTGTTCGTTTTGGTAGTGGTGTCCTCACTCGTGGTGGTCAAGCGTAAGCTTCCGCGCGAGTTCTGGATGGGCGTGCATTTCTTGTCCTATGCCGCTGTGGCATCCTCCATCCCGCACCAGTTCAGCATGGGATCCGTGCTTGCTTCCGGCACCATCTCCCGCTGGTACTGGATCACCGCCTATTTGCTGACCGCGAGCGCCATCTTGGTGTTCCGCATAGCCCTGCCGCTAGTGCGCAGCTTCCAAGCATCACTGCGAGTCTCCGACGTGACCGTGTCTTCGTGGAGGGCGCTGCCCTCCGGCGATTCGGTGCCGGATTCTTGGACAGTCACCATGACCGGCCCCGGCGTGCGCTCGCTCGAAGCGGAGTCCGGACAGTTTTTTCGCTGGCGCTTCTTCACCCCGCACTTGTGGTGGCAGCAGCACCCCATCTCGCTTTCGGCAGCACCGACTGGCAACTCTTTGCGATTCACGGTCCGTAATCTCGGTTCCGGTTCCGCCGCCATTGGGTCCGTCAAGCCCGGAACGCGCGTCTACTTCGCGGGCCCTTACGGCCTCTTCACCGAAGCCGCCCGTACGCAGCCCAAGTTGGTCCTGGCAGGAGCCGGCGCCGGAATTGGCCCCATCCGCTCCCTCGTGGAAACCGCGGACTTTGCTCCCGGCGAATGCACCGTGATCATCCGAGCTTCCGACGAAGACTCCCTCATCCTGCGAGACGAGATCCGCGAATGGTGCTGGAACCGCGGCGCCGTGTTGTTCGAGCTCGTGGGCCACCGTGTCCAGGCCTCCGACCGCTACTCCCTCTCTCTAGAACGCGCCGCGAAGCTGGACCGCGCGAGCTGGCTACCAGCAGATCACGCGCTCGCCGGCTACACGCTGGAAAGCTACGCCCCACATTTGTCCCAGTCCGATGTCTACGTCTGCGGCCCTAGCGCCTGGACGGATGCCGTTCTCGCCGACGCACAAGCCGCCGGCCTCAAACAAGAATCCCTCCACTCCGAAAGGTTCTCCTGGTGA
- a CDS encoding NAD(P)H-dependent oxidoreductase: MNKIAIVTGSTRPGRNNLGVAQWVLEQAQQRGDAQYELVDIASFNLPVLDEAYPAAYQNYQNDHTKAWAAKLAEFDGYVFVTPEYNHSVSPALANALSFVNAELNNKAAGLVGYGSAMGARAIEHLRAILSELQVAHVQKTGLFSLFTDFKDFSSFEPTEAGAASIAPMLDQLAVWTAAMKSVRVEAEVSDEDSINA, from the coding sequence GTGAACAAGATTGCCATCGTCACCGGATCCACCCGACCAGGCCGCAACAACCTCGGTGTTGCTCAGTGGGTTCTTGAACAAGCTCAGCAGCGGGGGGATGCTCAGTATGAGCTCGTCGACATTGCGTCCTTCAACCTCCCAGTTCTCGACGAGGCCTACCCGGCCGCGTACCAGAACTACCAGAACGACCACACGAAGGCTTGGGCTGCAAAGCTCGCCGAGTTCGATGGCTATGTCTTTGTGACGCCTGAGTACAATCACTCGGTGTCGCCAGCTCTGGCCAACGCTTTGTCCTTCGTCAACGCTGAGCTCAACAACAAGGCCGCTGGCCTCGTGGGCTACGGATCGGCCATGGGCGCTCGCGCTATCGAGCACCTCCGCGCCATTCTCTCCGAGCTCCAGGTTGCTCACGTTCAGAAGACCGGCCTGTTCAGCCTCTTCACCGACTTCAAGGATTTCTCATCCTTCGAGCCAACCGAAGCAGGCGCAGCATCCATTGCGCCGATGCTGGATCAGCTCGCCGTGTGGACTGCGGCTATGAAGTCCGTTCGCGTTGAAGCCGAAGTTTCTGACGAAGATTCCATCAACGCCTAA